The Gloeomargarita lithophora Alchichica-D10 genomic sequence GTCCTTAACCTTAGCGGGTAGCGATCACATTCAGGCTGATCAACGTATCTAAAATTCTAATCCGACTGCAATCCGGAAATAAATTAAACTCACTCACCTGTTCATAGTCACGAAACCCGGCCTGTTCCACATACATCCCCAAAATTTCAAAATCCAAACCCGCCTTATGCACATCATATTCATCGGTTTGTCCCCCAAACATAATCCGCATCAAATGCATCCGTTCGTCGGGGAGCAAATTGGGATTGCCGTACAGCCAACACAGGATGCGTAAATCCGGCACACTAATCAACAATCTGCCCCCCGGTTTTAGCAC encodes the following:
- a CDS encoding class I SAM-dependent methyltransferase, coding for MVLRLHIGGTRPHPDWKIVDVEPRPEVDYVMDASDLSGFGDESVDVIYTSHVLEHFHHTLNNELLRVLVEWRRVLKPGGRLLISVPDLRILCWLYGNPNLLPDERMHLMRIMFGGQTDEYDVHKAGLDFEILGMYVEQAGFRDYEQVSEFNLFPDCSRIRILDTLISLNVIATR